From one Rhodovulum sp. ES.010 genomic stretch:
- a CDS encoding DMT family transporter, with protein sequence MDNLRGIALMVAAMAGFALEDMFVKFAAQRLPVGQILVILGTGGAMLFAALALRRGQRLWGRALLSRPVLLRNAGEVIATSGFVTAVALTPLSSVSAIIQATPLAVTLGAALFLHEPVGWRRWSAIVAGFAGVLLIVRPGLEGFEPASLFAVQAVFGLALRDLATRATPRSVGSLQLATWAFAILVPLGAVMVVFAGGPVPVGGADAGRLAAALLFGVLGYYAIVEAMRGGEIAAIIPFRYSRLVFGMGLGILVFGERPDALTYGGAALIIASGLYTFWRERALSLARAQR encoded by the coding sequence ATGGACAACCTGCGCGGCATTGCGCTGATGGTGGCCGCGATGGCCGGCTTCGCGCTTGAGGACATGTTCGTGAAATTCGCGGCCCAGCGTCTGCCGGTGGGGCAGATCCTGGTGATCCTCGGCACGGGCGGCGCAATGCTCTTTGCCGCGCTGGCGCTCCGGCGGGGCCAGCGGCTCTGGGGGCGCGCACTGCTGTCGCGGCCGGTGCTGCTGCGTAACGCGGGCGAGGTGATCGCCACCTCGGGTTTCGTCACCGCGGTCGCTCTGACGCCGCTTTCGTCGGTCTCGGCGATCATCCAGGCCACGCCGCTGGCCGTCACGCTCGGCGCCGCGCTGTTCCTGCACGAACCCGTGGGCTGGCGGCGGTGGAGCGCGATCGTCGCGGGCTTCGCCGGCGTGCTGCTGATCGTGCGGCCGGGGCTCGAAGGGTTCGAACCGGCATCCCTCTTCGCGGTGCAGGCGGTCTTCGGGCTTGCGCTGCGCGACCTGGCCACGCGCGCGACGCCCCGCTCCGTCGGGTCGCTGCAACTGGCCACATGGGCCTTCGCGATCCTGGTGCCGCTCGGCGCCGTCATGGTGGTGTTCGCGGGCGGCCCCGTGCCCGTCGGCGGCGCCGATGCCGGGCGGCTGGCCGCGGCGCTGCTGTTCGGGGTGCTGGGCTATTACGCCATCGTCGAGGCGATGCGCGGGGGCGAGATCGCGGCCATCATCCCGTTCCGCTATTCGCGGCTGGTGTTCGGCATGGGGCTGGGCATCCTGGTCTTCGGCGAACGGCCCGACGCGCTGACCTACGGCGGCGCGGCGCTGATCATCGCCTCGGGGCTCTATACCTTCTGGCGGGAACGCGCCCTTTCCTTGGCCCGCGCCCAGAGGTAG
- a CDS encoding YdiU family protein codes for MRAIFDNSYARLPDRFYVRQDPVPVRAPKLVKLNDGLARELGLDPDALASPDGVAVLAGNAVPAGAEPLAQAYAGHQFGGFVPQLGDGRAVLLGEVIDRAGRRRDIQLKGSGRTPFSRMGDGRAWLGPVMREYIVSEAMHALGIPTTRALAAVTTGEDVIREAVLPGAVLTRVAESHIRVGTFQFFAARRDTEGLKTLTEHAIARHYPDADGPLALLDRVVAAQARLIAQWMGVGFIHGVMNTDNMSIAGETIDYGPCAFMDGYHPDTVYSSIDLHGRYAYARQADVGAWNIAQFASCLVPLIDPDQDTAIERASEALHRFPAAFRAAWLAVFRPKIGLAAEEEGDADLIHALLDLMAAERADFTNTFRALAGGAARGAFRDVDAFDLWAERWTARLAREADGQAAQTARMRAANPAVIPRNHRVEEAIQAGLGGDYAPFERLVSTLAQPFDDQPENSGLRAPPKPDQEVRQTFCGT; via the coding sequence ATGCGCGCGATATTCGACAATTCCTACGCCCGGCTGCCCGACCGGTTCTATGTCCGGCAGGACCCGGTCCCGGTGCGGGCCCCGAAACTCGTCAAGCTGAACGACGGCCTGGCCCGCGAACTCGGCCTCGATCCCGACGCCCTGGCCTCGCCCGACGGCGTGGCGGTCCTTGCGGGCAACGCCGTGCCCGCGGGCGCCGAGCCGCTGGCCCAGGCCTATGCCGGCCACCAGTTCGGGGGCTTCGTGCCGCAGCTCGGCGACGGGCGGGCGGTCCTTCTGGGCGAGGTCATCGACCGCGCGGGCCGCCGTCGCGACATCCAGCTCAAGGGATCGGGCCGCACGCCGTTTTCGCGCATGGGCGACGGGCGGGCGTGGCTGGGGCCGGTCATGCGCGAATACATCGTGTCCGAGGCGATGCATGCGCTCGGCATCCCGACCACGCGGGCGCTGGCCGCTGTCACCACCGGCGAGGACGTGATCCGGGAGGCGGTGCTGCCCGGCGCGGTGCTGACCCGTGTCGCCGAAAGCCATATCCGCGTCGGCACCTTCCAGTTCTTCGCCGCCCGCCGCGACACCGAGGGGCTGAAGACGCTGACCGAGCACGCCATCGCGCGCCACTACCCCGACGCGGACGGCCCGCTCGCCCTGCTCGACCGCGTCGTCGCCGCCCAGGCGCGGCTGATCGCACAGTGGATGGGCGTCGGCTTCATCCACGGGGTGATGAACACCGACAACATGAGTATCGCCGGCGAGACCATCGATTACGGCCCCTGCGCGTTTATGGACGGCTACCATCCGGACACCGTCTACTCCTCGATCGACCTGCATGGCCGCTACGCCTATGCCCGCCAAGCCGATGTCGGCGCCTGGAACATCGCGCAGTTCGCCTCCTGCCTGGTGCCGCTGATCGACCCGGATCAGGACACCGCCATCGAACGGGCGAGCGAGGCGCTGCACCGCTTTCCGGCGGCGTTCCGGGCCGCATGGCTGGCGGTGTTCCGCCCCAAGATCGGCCTTGCTGCCGAGGAAGAGGGCGATGCGGATCTGATCCACGCCCTGCTGGACCTGATGGCGGCGGAACGCGCCGATTTCACCAACACCTTTCGCGCGCTGGCCGGGGGCGCCGCACGCGGGGCGTTCCGCGACGTCGACGCTTTCGACCTCTGGGCCGAGCGCTGGACCGCCCGGCTTGCGCGCGAGGCGGACGGGCAAGCGGCGCAGACCGCGCGGATGCGGGCCGCCAACCCCGCGGTCATCCCACGCAACCACCGGGTGGAAGAAGCGATCCAGGCGGGGCTTGGCGGCGACTATGCGCCGTTCGAACGGCTTGTGAGCACCCTTGCGCAGCCCTTTGACGATCAACCTGAAAATTCCGGTCTCCGCGCGCCGCCCAAGCCCGACCAGGAGGTGCGTCAGACCTTCTGCGGAACCTGA
- a CDS encoding Fur family transcriptional regulator, which produces MNDTIEARAEAKGLRMTDQRRVIARVLDQSDDHPDVEELYGRASAVDARISIATVYRAVKLFEEAGLLEKHEFRDGRARYEDAERDHHDHLIDMNSGEVIEFCDPEIEALQEKIAEKLGYRLKGHRLELYGVPLKKS; this is translated from the coding sequence ATGAACGACACCATCGAAGCCCGCGCCGAGGCCAAGGGCCTGCGCATGACCGACCAGCGCCGGGTGATCGCCCGCGTGCTCGACCAGAGCGACGATCACCCCGATGTCGAGGAGCTCTACGGGCGCGCCAGCGCGGTGGACGCCCGCATTTCCATCGCCACCGTCTACCGCGCGGTCAAGCTGTTCGAGGAAGCGGGCCTTCTGGAAAAGCACGAATTCCGCGACGGTCGCGCCCGTTACGAGGATGCCGAGCGCGACCACCACGACCACCTGATCGACATGAATTCGGGCGAGGTGATCGAGTTCTGCGACCCCGAGATCGAGGCGCTTCAGGAGAAGATCGCCGAGAAGCTCGGCTACCGGCTGAAGGGGCACCGGCTGGAGCTTTACGGCGTACCGCTCAAGAAGAGCTGA
- a CDS encoding Fe(3+) ABC transporter substrate-binding protein produces MTFRTGLLATAAAATIAPPALADVNIYSYRQPELIAPLLDAFTEETGIETNVAFLNKGMVERLQAEGDRSPADIILTVDISRLAGAVEAGVTQPVESEVLTENVPAAYRDPGNEWFGVTTRARIVYASKERVDPSAVTTYEDLADPKWEGRICTRSGTHPYTLALVAAVIHHHGEEAAKTWLEGVKSNLARKPQGNDRAQVRAIWAGECDISLGNTYYMGKMLEDEEQQEWANAVNVLFPEFEDGGTHVNVSGIAMTKAAPNRDDALKLMEFLASSKAQEIYAEVNYEYPVGPGTEPSETVAGWGDFTADNVNLMELAELRGVALRLVEEVDFDG; encoded by the coding sequence ATGACATTTCGCACCGGCTTGCTTGCCACCGCGGCTGCCGCAACCATCGCCCCGCCCGCGCTGGCCGATGTAAACATCTATTCCTACCGGCAGCCCGAACTCATCGCGCCGCTGCTCGATGCCTTCACCGAGGAGACCGGGATCGAGACGAACGTGGCGTTCCTGAACAAGGGCATGGTCGAACGGCTGCAGGCCGAGGGCGACCGCAGCCCCGCCGACATCATCCTGACGGTCGACATCTCGCGGCTGGCCGGCGCGGTCGAGGCAGGCGTCACCCAACCGGTCGAGAGCGAGGTGCTGACAGAGAATGTTCCGGCCGCCTATCGCGACCCCGGCAACGAATGGTTCGGCGTGACCACGCGGGCGCGGATCGTTTACGCCTCGAAGGAGCGCGTGGACCCTTCGGCAGTGACAACCTACGAGGATCTCGCCGATCCGAAATGGGAGGGGCGCATCTGCACCCGCTCGGGAACGCACCCCTACACGCTGGCGCTGGTCGCCGCCGTGATCCACCATCACGGCGAAGAGGCGGCGAAGACCTGGCTGGAAGGCGTCAAGTCGAACCTCGCGCGCAAGCCGCAGGGCAACGACCGCGCACAGGTCCGCGCGATCTGGGCGGGCGAGTGCGACATCAGCCTCGGCAACACCTACTACATGGGCAAGATGCTGGAGGACGAGGAACAGCAGGAATGGGCCAACGCGGTCAACGTGCTCTTCCCCGAGTTCGAGGACGGCGGCACCCATGTGAACGTGTCCGGCATCGCCATGACCAAAGCCGCGCCCAACCGGGACGACGCGCTGAAGCTGATGGAGTTCCTTGCCTCGTCCAAGGCCCAGGAAATCTATGCCGAGGTGAACTACGAATACCCCGTCGGCCCCGGCACCGAACCCTCGGAAACGGTCGCGGGTTGGGGTGATTTCACCGCGGACAACGTGAACCTCATGGAACTTGCCGAACTTCGCGGGGTGGCGCTGCGCCTCGTCGAAGAGGTCGATTTCGACGGCTGA
- the mazG gene encoding nucleoside triphosphate pyrophosphohydrolase, with translation MPPTESDALVHDPEGGTPRLIEIMRRLRDPDTGCPWDIEQDFASIAPYTIEEAYEVADAIDREAWGELEGELGDLLLQTVYHTQMGAEAGLFSFDSVANAIADKMVARHPHVFGDESRDKSAEQQTRDWEAIKAQERARKAAHGVLDDVALALPALTRAVKLQKRAARVGFDWPEIGQVVDKIAEEARELAEARERMTAEEVFEEYGDLLFAIANLARHLEIEPEEALRAANAKFTRRFKAVETDLAARGKRPEDSDLAEMDALWDAAKRAERRGG, from the coding sequence ATGCCCCCCACCGAATCCGATGCCCTCGTCCACGACCCAGAAGGCGGCACGCCGCGCCTCATCGAGATCATGCGCCGACTGCGCGACCCCGACACCGGCTGCCCCTGGGATATCGAACAGGATTTCGCCTCGATCGCGCCCTACACGATCGAGGAAGCCTACGAGGTGGCCGACGCGATCGACCGCGAAGCCTGGGGCGAATTGGAGGGGGAGCTTGGCGATCTGCTGCTGCAGACGGTCTATCACACGCAGATGGGCGCCGAGGCGGGGCTGTTTTCATTCGACTCGGTGGCGAACGCCATCGCGGACAAGATGGTCGCCCGGCACCCGCATGTCTTCGGCGATGAAAGCCGCGACAAGTCGGCCGAGCAGCAGACCCGCGACTGGGAGGCGATCAAGGCGCAGGAGCGCGCGCGGAAGGCCGCGCATGGCGTTCTGGACGACGTGGCGCTCGCGCTGCCCGCGCTGACCCGGGCGGTGAAGCTGCAGAAGCGCGCGGCGCGAGTCGGCTTCGACTGGCCCGAAATCGGGCAGGTCGTCGACAAGATTGCCGAGGAAGCGCGGGAACTGGCCGAGGCGCGGGAGCGAATGACCGCCGAAGAGGTCTTCGAGGAGTACGGCGACCTGCTGTTCGCCATCGCGAATCTCGCCCGGCACCTGGAGATCGAACCGGAAGAGGCGTTGCGCGCCGCAAACGCGAAATTCACACGCCGTTTCAAGGCCGTGGAGACCGATCTTGCCGCGCGCGGCAAGCGGCCGGAGGACTCCGACCTTGCCGAGATGGATGCGCTCTGGGACGCCGCGAAGCGGGCCGAGCGCCGCGGCGGCTGA
- a CDS encoding cupin domain-containing protein: protein MTADEIITALGLAPHPEGGWFRETWRAPAEPGMRAPGTAIYYLLAAGQRSHWHRVDAGEVWHFYAGDPLELSMAATADGPASAQRLGPDLARGDRPQLVVPAHHWQAARPLGAWTLVGCTVSPGFTFDGFEMAPEGFDIPRASG, encoded by the coding sequence ATGACCGCCGACGAGATCATCACCGCCCTCGGCCTCGCCCCGCATCCCGAGGGCGGCTGGTTCCGCGAAACCTGGCGCGCCCCGGCCGAGCCGGGGATGCGCGCGCCGGGCACCGCGATCTACTATCTGCTTGCCGCCGGCCAGCGCAGCCACTGGCACCGGGTGGATGCCGGCGAGGTTTGGCATTTCTACGCCGGCGATCCGTTGGAACTTTCCATGGCCGCGACGGCGGACGGCCCGGCGAGCGCGCAGCGCCTTGGGCCCGACCTGGCCCGCGGGGACCGGCCGCAACTGGTCGTTCCGGCGCATCACTGGCAGGCCGCGCGGCCGCTGGGGGCCTGGACGCTGGTCGGCTGTACCGTGAGCCCGGGCTTCACCTTCGACGGGTTCGAGATGGCACCCGAGGGGTTCGACATCCCCCGCGCGAGCGGTTGA
- the eno gene encoding phosphopyruvate hydratase, translating to MSTIIDIVGREILDSRGNPTVEVDVILEDGTMGRAAVPSGASTGAHEAVERRDGDMSRYKGKGVLEAVAAVNGEIAEALAGMDASEQVAIDEAMIELDGTENKGRLGANAILGVSLAAAKAAADFSMQPLFRYVGGTSARVLPVPMMNIINGGEHADNPIDIQEFMIMPVSAGTIRDAVRMGAEVFHTLKSELSAAGHNTAIGDEGGFAPALNSTRDALDFILKSIEKAGYKPGEDIYLALDCASTEYFEGGKYEMKGEGLSLSAAENVDYLAKLCAEYPIISIEDGCAEDDWDGWKALTEALGAKVQLVGDDLFVTNPKRLSDGIAKDVANSMLVKVNQIGSLTETLAAVEMAHRAGYTNVMSHRSGETEDATIADLAVATNCGQIKTGSLSRSDRLAKYNQLIRIEELLGESARYAGRSILK from the coding sequence ATGAGCACCATCATCGACATCGTCGGCCGCGAGATCCTGGACAGCCGGGGCAACCCCACCGTCGAGGTGGACGTGATCCTGGAGGACGGCACGATGGGCCGCGCCGCGGTGCCTTCGGGCGCGTCGACCGGCGCGCATGAGGCGGTGGAACGGCGCGATGGCGACATGAGCCGCTACAAGGGCAAGGGCGTGCTGGAGGCCGTGGCCGCAGTGAACGGCGAAATCGCCGAGGCGCTGGCGGGGATGGACGCGAGCGAGCAGGTCGCCATCGACGAGGCGATGATCGAGCTCGACGGCACCGAGAACAAGGGCCGGCTGGGCGCCAACGCGATCCTCGGCGTCTCGCTCGCTGCGGCCAAGGCGGCGGCCGATTTCTCGATGCAGCCCTTGTTCCGCTACGTGGGCGGCACCTCGGCGCGGGTGCTGCCGGTGCCGATGATGAACATCATCAACGGCGGCGAACACGCCGACAACCCGATCGACATCCAGGAATTCATGATCATGCCGGTCAGCGCGGGCACCATCCGCGACGCGGTGCGGATGGGCGCGGAGGTGTTCCACACCCTGAAATCGGAGCTTTCGGCCGCGGGCCACAACACCGCCATCGGCGACGAGGGCGGGTTCGCCCCTGCCCTGAACTCCACCCGCGACGCGCTCGACTTCATCCTGAAGAGCATCGAGAAGGCGGGCTACAAACCGGGCGAGGACATCTACCTCGCGCTCGACTGCGCCTCGACCGAGTATTTCGAAGGCGGGAAGTACGAGATGAAGGGCGAAGGGCTGAGCCTGTCGGCGGCCGAGAACGTGGACTACCTGGCCAAGCTCTGCGCCGAGTACCCGATCATCTCGATCGAGGACGGCTGCGCCGAGGATGACTGGGACGGCTGGAAAGCGCTGACCGAGGCGCTGGGCGCCAAGGTGCAGCTGGTGGGCGACGACCTGTTCGTGACCAATCCCAAGCGGCTGTCGGACGGGATCGCGAAGGACGTCGCGAACTCGATGCTGGTGAAGGTGAACCAGATCGGTTCGTTGACCGAAACGCTGGCCGCGGTCGAGATGGCGCACCGGGCGGGCTATACCAACGTCATGTCCCACCGGTCGGGCGAGACCGAGGATGCGACCATTGCCGACCTCGCCGTGGCCACAAATTGCGGGCAGATCAAGACCGGCTCGCTCTCGCGCTCGGATCGGCTGGCGAAATACAACCAGTTGATCCGCATCGAGGAACTTCTCGGCGAAAGCGCACGCTATGCGGGGCGGTCGATCCTGAAGTGA
- the speB gene encoding agmatinase — translation MALGDAKRQVDTAITREGHRGLSYENAFGGVPSFLRRTLTKDLSGVDLAITGVPFDQAVTNRPGTRLGPRAIREASTLQACDAPYGWGYNPLEAFDIVDYGDVAFDYAAVPEFPGVLQAHAADILAAGAGCIAMGGDHSISLPLLRAHAEVHGPLALVQFDAHTDTWADDLSGRIDHGTMFRKAVREGVIDVERSVQVGIRTDNPDTMGITILDAPFVHENGPAATVARIREIVGDAPVYLSFDIDALDPAFAPGTGTPVWGGLTSAQAAAMLRGLAGIDLKGGDVVEVSPPYDPSGITAVAGAHVVTELICLWGWTRREERALEK, via the coding sequence ATGGCATTGGGCGACGCGAAACGGCAGGTCGACACGGCGATCACCCGCGAGGGGCACCGGGGGCTGTCCTACGAGAACGCCTTTGGCGGCGTCCCCTCGTTCCTGCGGCGGACCTTGACCAAGGACCTGTCCGGCGTTGACCTCGCGATCACCGGCGTGCCGTTCGACCAGGCGGTGACGAACCGGCCCGGCACCCGGCTGGGCCCGCGCGCGATCCGCGAGGCGAGCACGCTGCAGGCCTGCGACGCGCCCTATGGCTGGGGCTACAATCCGCTGGAGGCGTTCGACATCGTCGATTACGGCGATGTCGCGTTCGACTATGCCGCGGTGCCGGAGTTTCCCGGCGTGCTCCAGGCCCATGCGGCGGACATTCTCGCCGCCGGGGCGGGCTGCATCGCGATGGGGGGCGATCACTCGATCTCGCTGCCGCTCTTGCGCGCCCATGCCGAGGTGCACGGCCCGCTCGCGCTCGTCCAGTTCGACGCCCATACCGACACATGGGCCGACGACCTCTCGGGTCGCATCGACCACGGCACCATGTTCCGCAAGGCGGTGCGCGAGGGGGTGATCGACGTCGAGCGCTCGGTGCAGGTGGGAATCCGCACCGACAATCCCGATACGATGGGCATAACGATCCTCGACGCGCCCTTCGTGCACGAGAACGGCCCCGCCGCGACGGTCGCCCGGATCCGCGAGATCGTGGGCGACGCACCGGTCTACCTGAGCTTCGACATCGACGCGCTGGACCCGGCCTTCGCGCCCGGTACCGGCACGCCGGTCTGGGGCGGGCTGACCAGCGCGCAGGCCGCGGCGATGCTGCGCGGCTTGGCCGGCATCGACCTGAAGGGCGGGGATGTGGTCGAGGTCTCGCCGCCCTACGATCCGAGCGGCATCACCGCGGTCGCGGGCGCCCATGTGGTCACCGAACTGATCTGCCTCTGGGGCTGGACCCGACGTGAAGAAAGGGCTTTAGAAAAATGA
- a CDS encoding DMT family transporter yields the protein MERKQSIDAFGATALVAFSALLGFNQVVIKVVNEGLQPVFWAGLRSAGAALVLALWMTARGRPPRILPGTLWAGLLIGAVFSVEFVFLFLALDLTTVTRSSVIFYSMPVWLALAGHVLLPGERITPRKAAGLALAFAGVAWAIVDRGGPGGEASLAGDLCALGAAVAWAGIALCARATPLNRVAPEMQLFWQVAVSAPVLLALSPLFGPFLRDLAPVHLWGLGFQTVVIVSFGFVAWLWLLARYPAAGVASFSFLTPVFGVGLGWALLGERVGPAILGSLALVAAGLVLINRPRRGQVPQKV from the coding sequence ATGGAGCGAAAGCAGAGCATCGACGCCTTCGGCGCGACGGCGCTTGTCGCCTTCTCGGCGCTGCTGGGCTTCAACCAGGTCGTCATCAAGGTGGTGAACGAGGGCTTGCAGCCGGTCTTCTGGGCCGGGTTGCGCTCGGCCGGGGCGGCGCTGGTGCTGGCGCTGTGGATGACGGCGCGTGGGCGCCCCCCGCGGATCCTGCCGGGCACGCTCTGGGCGGGGCTGTTGATCGGCGCGGTGTTCTCGGTCGAGTTCGTCTTTCTCTTCCTTGCGCTCGACCTGACCACCGTGACGCGCAGCTCGGTCATCTTCTACTCGATGCCGGTCTGGCTGGCGCTGGCGGGGCATGTCCTGCTGCCCGGCGAACGCATCACCCCGCGCAAGGCCGCCGGGCTGGCGCTGGCCTTCGCGGGCGTCGCCTGGGCCATCGTCGACCGCGGCGGGCCCGGCGGCGAGGCGAGCCTTGCCGGCGACCTCTGCGCGCTGGGCGCGGCGGTCGCGTGGGCCGGGATCGCGCTTTGCGCCCGCGCCACGCCGCTGAACCGTGTGGCACCGGAGATGCAGCTTTTCTGGCAGGTCGCCGTCTCGGCGCCTGTGCTGCTGGCGCTGTCGCCGCTTTTCGGACCTTTCCTGCGCGACCTCGCGCCGGTCCACCTCTGGGGGCTCGGCTTCCAGACCGTGGTGATCGTCAGCTTCGGCTTCGTCGCCTGGCTCTGGCTGCTTGCGCGGTATCCGGCGGCGGGCGTGGCGAGCTTCAGCTTCCTGACGCCGGTTTTCGGAGTGGGCCTCGGCTGGGCGCTGCTGGGCGAGCGGGTCGGCCCGGCGATCCTCGGTTCGCTGGCGCTGGTCGCCGCCGGGCTCGTGCTGATCAACCGTCCCCGTCGCGGTCAGGTTCCGCAGAAGGTCTGA
- a CDS encoding anhydro-N-acetylmuramic acid kinase, with product MLKPGPVRALGTMSGTSLDGVDAAVVVTDGEAIAGFGETAYRAYAEEERAVLGGALGRWPGEAGVAAADEIVELVHAEVMAGFASIDIAGFHGQTLAHEPRGRGTHQAGDGRVLAGVLGVPVVWDFRAMDVRLGGEGAPLAPFFHFACAKWIGAQAPLAFVNLGGVGNLTWVDPTRPRPEAAGALLAFDTGPANAPIDDLMRARGLGPCDRDGALAARGRVAEAVIGRLLQDAYFLKMPPKSLDRNAFARLSADVARLSDADAAATLTAAAAASVARGLEHCPRRPDRLLVTGGGRKNPVLMDILRLRTRLAVEPVEVVGLDGDMLEAQAFGYLAVRVARGLPTTCPASTGVRAAVGGGTVSAPAPSARSVPD from the coding sequence ATGTTGAAACCGGGTCCGGTGCGGGCGCTCGGCACCATGTCGGGCACCTCGCTCGACGGGGTCGACGCGGCCGTGGTCGTCACCGATGGCGAGGCCATAGCGGGCTTCGGCGAGACCGCTTACCGCGCCTATGCCGAGGAGGAGCGCGCGGTGCTGGGCGGCGCGCTCGGCCGCTGGCCGGGAGAGGCCGGGGTCGCGGCGGCGGACGAGATCGTGGAGCTTGTCCATGCCGAGGTGATGGCCGGGTTCGCTAGCATCGACATCGCTGGGTTCCACGGCCAGACGCTGGCGCATGAACCACGCGGGCGCGGCACCCACCAGGCGGGCGACGGCCGCGTGCTGGCGGGCGTGTTGGGCGTGCCCGTGGTGTGGGATTTCCGCGCGATGGATGTGCGGCTGGGCGGCGAGGGCGCGCCGCTCGCGCCATTTTTCCACTTCGCCTGCGCGAAATGGATCGGCGCCCAGGCCCCGTTGGCCTTCGTCAATCTCGGCGGTGTGGGCAACCTGACCTGGGTCGATCCGACGCGCCCGCGCCCCGAGGCGGCCGGCGCGCTTCTGGCCTTCGATACCGGCCCCGCGAACGCCCCCATCGACGATCTGATGCGCGCGCGGGGGCTTGGGCCCTGCGACCGGGACGGGGCGCTGGCGGCGCGGGGCAGGGTGGCGGAGGCGGTGATCGGGCGGCTGCTGCAGGACGCGTATTTCCTCAAGATGCCGCCCAAATCGCTTGACCGGAACGCCTTTGCGCGGCTGTCGGCGGATGTTGCGCGGCTGTCCGATGCCGACGCCGCCGCGACGCTGACCGCGGCGGCGGCCGCGTCGGTCGCCCGCGGGCTTGAACACTGCCCGCGGCGGCCCGACCGCCTGCTGGTCACGGGGGGCGGGCGAAAGAACCCCGTCCTGATGGACATTTTGCGCCTGCGCACGAGGCTGGCGGTCGAGCCGGTGGAGGTCGTCGGGCTCGATGGCGACATGCTCGAGGCGCAGGCCTTCGGCTATCTCGCGGTGCGCGTGGCGCGCGGTCTTCCGACCACCTGTCCGGCCAGCACCGGGGTGCGGGCCGCGGTGGGGGGCGGCACGGTCAGCGCCCCGGCGCCGTCCGCGCGCAGCGTGCCGGACTAG
- a CDS encoding DUF1499 domain-containing protein — protein sequence MKILTYLVVILLIGSAAGAVYFRKVADDPETWHVDPITAAKPDTPNAVLVRPEGGDRTMPGYDVPPEALAEAIEAVALDEPRTERIGGSPDALWMTYVQRSRIFGFPDYISVKVLPKDDGATWAAFSRSRFGQSDLGVNAARLERWQNAVRQRLDG from the coding sequence ATGAAAATCCTGACCTATCTCGTTGTCATTCTTCTGATCGGCTCGGCGGCGGGCGCGGTCTATTTCCGCAAGGTCGCCGACGATCCCGAAACCTGGCATGTCGATCCGATCACCGCCGCCAAGCCAGACACGCCGAACGCGGTGCTCGTGCGGCCAGAGGGCGGTGACCGTACCATGCCGGGCTATGACGTGCCCCCTGAGGCATTGGCCGAGGCGATCGAGGCGGTCGCGCTGGACGAGCCGCGCACCGAACGGATCGGCGGCAGCCCCGACGCGCTGTGGATGACCTATGTCCAGCGCTCGCGGATCTTCGGCTTTCCCGACTACATTTCGGTCAAGGTGCTGCCGAAGGACGACGGCGCCACCTGGGCCGCCTTTTCGCGCTCGCGCTTCGGCCAGTCCGACCTGGGCGTGAACGCCGCCCGGCTGGAACGCTGGCAGAACGCCGTGCGGCAACGACTCGACGGCTGA